A portion of the Neorhodopirellula lusitana genome contains these proteins:
- a CDS encoding OsmC family protein, which translates to MSVEINGVYQGELHCQATHQPSGRTLDTDAPTDNGGRGESFSPTDLVATALGTCVLTILGLVAKRHEIDLSGAKVHVTKEMITEPVRRIGKLTTIVTLPENLELDAAMQERLEAAARHCPVHQSLHPDIDAPIKFC; encoded by the coding sequence ATGTCAGTTGAAATTAACGGCGTCTATCAAGGCGAACTGCATTGCCAAGCCACTCATCAGCCGAGTGGCCGGACGCTCGATACGGACGCGCCGACGGACAATGGCGGTCGGGGGGAGTCCTTTTCGCCGACGGATTTAGTCGCCACCGCATTGGGAACTTGCGTGCTGACGATTCTTGGACTGGTCGCAAAACGTCATGAAATCGACCTTTCGGGTGCAAAAGTCCATGTCACCAAAGAGATGATCACTGAACCCGTTCGGCGAATTGGCAAGTTGACGACCATCGTGACTTTGCCGGAGAATTTGGAGCTGGATGCGGCCATGCAGGAGCGATTGGAGGCTGCGGCTCGGCATTGCCCAGTGCATCAAAGTTTGCATCCGGACATCGATGCCCCCATTAAGTTTTGCTAA
- a CDS encoding TatD family hydrolase, whose translation MPLPLFDTHAHLNTDAFDGCVSEVVERSKAAGVTGIGVIGIDVATSRRACELAAEYPGYLHAVVGIQPNSANEAKPDDFSVIEQLVREPGVCGIGETGLDCYWDDTPIELQHDYFDRHLELARQTKLSVVIHMRESCELVIEQLRRQQPTLPLCVMHSFTGTVDQAKACLDLGLMISFAGMVTFKKSDDLRSVAKMVPADRILVETDSPYLSPEPLRGKRPNEPARVEHTLRAIAKVRGVSAEELAETTTANAKRFFQLS comes from the coding sequence ATGCCGCTGCCACTTTTTGACACTCACGCTCACCTGAACACGGATGCTTTTGATGGCTGCGTCAGTGAAGTTGTCGAGCGGTCCAAGGCAGCCGGAGTGACCGGGATTGGAGTGATCGGGATTGACGTCGCGACCAGTCGCCGGGCGTGTGAACTGGCGGCCGAATACCCTGGTTATCTGCATGCCGTCGTCGGGATTCAGCCCAACAGTGCCAACGAAGCGAAACCCGACGATTTTTCGGTGATCGAGCAACTCGTCAGGGAACCGGGCGTTTGCGGTATCGGGGAAACTGGATTGGATTGCTATTGGGACGATACCCCGATCGAGCTGCAGCACGACTACTTTGATCGCCATTTGGAGTTGGCACGCCAGACCAAGCTTTCGGTCGTGATTCACATGCGAGAAAGTTGCGAGTTGGTGATCGAGCAGCTCCGCCGGCAACAGCCCACACTGCCGCTGTGCGTGATGCACTCATTCACCGGAACGGTTGACCAAGCCAAAGCGTGCCTGGATTTGGGGCTAATGATCAGCTTCGCGGGGATGGTTACGTTCAAGAAGAGTGACGATTTAAGGAGTGTTGCCAAGATGGTTCCGGCCGATCGGATTCTGGTTGAGACGGATTCGCCGTATTTGTCGCCGGAGCCGCTGCGGGGCAAACGCCCCAACGAGCCCGCTCGGGTCGAGCACACTTTGCGAGCGATCGCCAAGGTTCGGGGCGTTTCGGCTGAGGAGTTGGCGGAGACCACGACCGCTAACGCGAAAAGATTCTTTCAGCTGTCATAG
- a CDS encoding FAD-binding and (Fe-S)-binding domain-containing protein — protein MPTPIDFANLVGAMRGDLHTDDLTRRLYATDASAYQETPLAVAIPRSESDIALLIEFANKHSVGLIPRTAGTSLAGQVVGSGIVVDVSRHFTGIVEVNSDQRWVRVQPGVIRNELNAMLAEHGLTFGPETSTQNRAMLGGMVGNNSCGSNSIHYGSTRDHLIEVRGFLADGSEVVFRDLSPEEFDVKCEGPDCLETKLYRHIRDRLGDKTVRQGITDEFPKPGIRRRNTGYALDCLMDASVFDVNSDCPFNFCKLIAGSEGTLIFITEIKLRVVALPPPVSGLQCAHFDSIADALQATLIAVQSDVYACELIDHNILECTTRSIEHSKNRFFLGGSPMAILVTEVRGDSEAEVRSVHESTETSMRAAGLGYAYPVLFGEDALRVWELRKAGLGLLGNIPGDEKTVPVVEDTAVAIQDLPDYIAEFNKRLEEQFGIQCVHYAHAGSGEIHLRPIINLKTSEGKRIFREVAQVVAGLVKEYRGSLSGEHGDGRLRGEFLKQMIGDSNYNLVVELKRTWDPRGILNPNKIVDTPRMNEQLRYQSDAPERNIETVFDFSAQQGILRAAEMCNGSGDCRKTHLAGGVMCPSYMATRNERDTTRARANTLRQILTDSTDANPFDHPDLHEVMDLCLSCKGCKSECPSTVDIGKMKAEFLQHYQDANGVPIRSRIVAGYARGQAIASKVPWLWNGAFGIPFVRRLLNRAVGFHPNRTIPPASSMTLVKWYERTQPKPDREQVGVVHLFADEFTNYGDPQIGITLVRLLNSLGYQVLIPPIRESGRSQLSKGLLREARTLARHNVGVLASHVTDDAPLIGVEPSAILTFRDEYVDLVGADMADDARRHARNCYTFEEWFAGEIDAGRISADEFTTESKQVWVHGHCHQKSLSDVSLTRNCVSLPVNYQAAEIPSGCCGMAGSFGYESEHYDLSMQIGEMVLFPAVRAASPDDLISAAGTSCRHQIKDGTHRAAHHPIEILWAALRV, from the coding sequence ATGCCCACGCCTATTGATTTTGCGAATTTGGTTGGGGCGATGCGGGGGGACTTGCACACTGACGATCTGACGCGGCGGTTGTATGCGACTGACGCTTCAGCGTACCAAGAGACTCCGTTGGCGGTGGCGATTCCAAGGTCGGAAAGCGATATTGCTTTGCTGATCGAGTTCGCCAACAAGCATTCCGTTGGCCTCATCCCGCGGACCGCAGGCACATCGTTGGCCGGTCAAGTGGTTGGCTCGGGAATCGTGGTCGACGTTTCCCGGCACTTCACTGGGATCGTCGAAGTCAATTCCGATCAGCGTTGGGTGCGCGTGCAACCGGGAGTGATCCGCAATGAACTGAATGCGATGCTCGCCGAGCACGGCCTGACCTTTGGCCCGGAAACCTCGACTCAGAACCGGGCCATGTTGGGCGGCATGGTTGGGAACAATTCTTGTGGTTCCAATTCGATTCATTACGGCAGCACTCGGGACCATTTAATTGAAGTGCGTGGGTTTCTGGCCGATGGGTCGGAGGTTGTCTTTCGTGATCTGTCGCCGGAAGAATTTGACGTCAAGTGCGAGGGTCCGGACTGTCTTGAGACGAAGTTGTATCGTCACATCCGTGACCGACTGGGAGACAAAACCGTTCGACAGGGAATAACGGATGAGTTCCCAAAGCCTGGTATTCGGCGTCGCAACACGGGGTACGCACTGGATTGCTTGATGGACGCGTCGGTGTTTGACGTGAACTCCGATTGCCCGTTCAACTTTTGCAAGTTGATCGCGGGCAGCGAGGGGACGCTGATATTCATTACCGAGATCAAACTGCGAGTGGTCGCGTTGCCACCGCCGGTATCGGGACTGCAGTGCGCCCATTTCGATAGCATTGCTGATGCTTTGCAGGCGACGTTGATCGCGGTGCAGTCCGATGTGTATGCGTGTGAGTTGATCGACCATAATATCTTGGAATGCACCACTCGCAGCATCGAGCACAGCAAGAATCGGTTCTTTCTGGGAGGGAGCCCGATGGCGATCTTGGTGACGGAGGTGCGAGGCGACTCGGAAGCGGAGGTGCGATCCGTTCATGAATCAACTGAAACGTCCATGCGAGCGGCGGGACTCGGGTACGCCTATCCGGTTTTGTTTGGTGAGGATGCTCTGCGAGTGTGGGAACTTCGCAAGGCGGGGCTAGGCCTGCTGGGTAATATCCCAGGAGATGAAAAGACGGTGCCGGTTGTGGAAGACACCGCTGTGGCGATTCAGGACCTACCGGATTACATCGCGGAGTTTAACAAGCGGCTTGAAGAACAGTTTGGTATCCAGTGTGTGCACTACGCTCATGCCGGGTCCGGCGAGATCCATCTGCGTCCGATCATCAATCTGAAAACCAGCGAGGGCAAACGCATCTTCCGCGAAGTCGCCCAGGTCGTTGCGGGGCTCGTGAAGGAGTATCGCGGTTCGCTTTCGGGCGAGCATGGTGACGGGCGATTGCGTGGTGAATTTTTGAAGCAGATGATCGGGGATTCGAACTACAACTTAGTCGTGGAGTTGAAGCGGACTTGGGATCCACGCGGGATCTTGAACCCGAACAAGATCGTTGACACGCCCCGAATGAACGAGCAGTTGCGTTATCAGTCGGATGCGCCGGAACGAAATATCGAAACGGTATTCGATTTCTCGGCCCAGCAAGGAATCTTGCGGGCGGCGGAAATGTGCAATGGCAGCGGCGATTGTCGCAAGACGCATCTGGCGGGCGGGGTGATGTGCCCGAGTTACATGGCCACACGGAACGAGCGTGACACGACTCGAGCGCGGGCCAACACGCTGCGACAGATTTTGACCGATTCCACCGATGCAAACCCGTTCGATCATCCGGACCTGCATGAGGTCATGGACTTGTGTTTGTCGTGCAAAGGATGCAAGTCGGAATGCCCGTCGACGGTCGACATCGGAAAGATGAAGGCAGAGTTCCTGCAGCATTATCAGGATGCGAACGGGGTGCCGATTCGGTCGCGGATCGTCGCAGGATATGCTCGCGGTCAAGCGATCGCGTCGAAGGTTCCTTGGTTATGGAACGGCGCGTTTGGAATCCCGTTCGTTCGTCGCCTGTTGAACCGGGCGGTTGGGTTTCATCCGAATCGGACAATTCCGCCAGCATCATCGATGACGCTGGTGAAGTGGTACGAGCGGACTCAGCCGAAGCCGGACCGTGAGCAGGTTGGGGTGGTGCACTTGTTTGCTGATGAGTTCACCAATTACGGCGACCCGCAAATCGGGATCACGCTGGTTCGGTTACTAAACTCGCTCGGCTACCAGGTGTTGATACCGCCGATTCGTGAAAGTGGTCGAAGCCAACTGTCAAAAGGTTTGTTGCGTGAAGCTCGAACGCTGGCGCGGCACAATGTGGGCGTGTTGGCTTCGCATGTGACTGACGACGCACCGTTAATCGGCGTCGAGCCCTCCGCGATCCTGACCTTTCGTGACGAGTATGTTGACTTGGTTGGAGCGGACATGGCCGACGATGCGAGACGGCACGCTCGGAACTGTTATACGTTTGAGGAATGGTTTGCGGGTGAGATCGATGCCGGACGGATTTCGGCTGACGAATTCACAACGGAATCGAAGCAGGTTTGGGTGCACGGCCATTGTCATCAGAAGTCGCTCAGCGATGTGAGTTTGACTCGAAATTGCGTTTCATTGCCCGTTAATTACCAGGCTGCGGAGATCCCCAGTGGTTGTTGTGGGATGGCGGGCTCGTTTGGATACGAGTCGGAACACTACGACCTATCGATGCAGATCGGTGAAATGGTGTTGTTTCCTGCGGTGCGTGCCGCGTCGCCGGATGACTTGATCTCGGCAGCAGGGACGTCGTGCCGCCACCAGATCAAAGATGGAACCCACCGTGCCGCTCATCATCCGATTGAAATCTTGTGGGCTGCCCTTCGCGTTTGA
- a CDS encoding beta-ketoacyl synthase N-terminal-like domain-containing protein → MKPTDLVISGVGMVSAIGIGREPFSKSLMSGCSGVVKLDDVDPQSAEQAGMEHLCRQYALVDGEAVLDERTAVAAPIVDFDGKQFVKPRKALKVMCREIQTAYAASSLAISDAQLDGYLPAVSPDEADYEDGGKIANVRIGTVFGSEMLYGPPSELADAFAACIGANGNVDTNRFGGAAVRGITPLWLLKYLPNMPACHVGIVAGAHGPNNTVTVGDTSGPAAFMEGCGYMTRDIADFMIVSAAGSRLNATRALFTEDQPLASVYEPASRSSRPHASDADGFVRGEGAAGLVLERGSTAKARGRKPIAKVLGYASRFIPSSSFKSGERNAEIRPDAGRGSTAAIVAAMRGALQMAGVSADELGAVIGHGFGDPVIDACEREAINEVAADVPLALPASVLGHTSAASGMMGLVSACVVLQANQIPPVEYAKACHAGLNVDDQPRDLTKPFVMAIAHTSPGNATAILLGR, encoded by the coding sequence ATGAAACCGACCGACCTCGTTATTTCCGGCGTCGGCATGGTCTCCGCGATTGGAATCGGGCGCGAACCGTTCTCGAAGTCTTTGATGTCGGGTTGCAGTGGTGTCGTCAAACTTGACGATGTGGACCCGCAATCGGCCGAGCAGGCAGGGATGGAACATCTTTGTCGCCAATACGCATTGGTCGACGGCGAAGCGGTGTTGGACGAACGGACCGCGGTCGCGGCGCCAATCGTGGACTTCGACGGCAAGCAGTTCGTCAAGCCGCGGAAGGCACTGAAGGTCATGTGTCGCGAGATCCAGACCGCCTATGCAGCGTCCAGTCTCGCCATCAGCGATGCCCAATTGGACGGCTATTTACCAGCCGTCAGCCCGGATGAAGCAGATTACGAAGACGGCGGCAAGATCGCCAACGTGCGAATCGGAACGGTCTTCGGCAGCGAAATGCTCTATGGCCCACCGTCGGAATTGGCCGACGCCTTTGCGGCCTGCATCGGAGCCAATGGCAACGTGGACACCAATCGCTTTGGCGGCGCGGCAGTTCGTGGAATCACTCCGCTGTGGTTACTGAAATACCTGCCCAACATGCCGGCATGTCATGTCGGCATTGTCGCCGGCGCGCATGGCCCGAACAACACCGTCACTGTCGGTGATACGTCCGGCCCGGCAGCCTTCATGGAAGGTTGCGGATACATGACACGGGATATTGCCGACTTCATGATTGTCAGTGCTGCGGGGAGTCGATTGAACGCGACCCGTGCTTTGTTTACCGAAGACCAACCCTTGGCATCGGTTTATGAGCCCGCATCTCGTTCCAGTCGTCCTCATGCGAGTGACGCGGACGGGTTCGTGCGAGGCGAGGGAGCCGCCGGACTGGTTTTGGAGCGAGGATCCACGGCGAAGGCACGTGGCCGCAAGCCGATCGCGAAGGTATTGGGCTACGCTTCCCGCTTCATTCCTTCGTCCTCTTTCAAGAGTGGTGAACGGAACGCTGAGATTCGGCCAGATGCGGGCCGTGGTTCGACTGCCGCAATTGTTGCCGCCATGCGAGGCGCTTTGCAGATGGCGGGAGTTTCCGCTGATGAACTGGGCGCCGTGATTGGACATGGATTTGGCGACCCCGTCATCGATGCTTGCGAGCGTGAAGCGATCAACGAAGTCGCCGCTGACGTCCCGTTGGCATTGCCGGCCAGCGTGCTGGGCCACACCAGCGCAGCTAGCGGAATGATGGGGTTGGTCAGTGCCTGCGTTGTACTGCAAGCCAACCAGATCCCACCCGTTGAATATGCGAAGGCCTGCCATGCGGGGCTGAACGTCGACGATCAACCGCGAGACCTGACCAAGCCGTTCGTGATGGCGATCGCCCACACCTCACCAGGCAACGCAACGGCGATCTTGCTGGGGCGATAA
- a CDS encoding DUF6851 domain-containing protein has translation MSHPTASFRDSQSMFGKNANRFRTPTIEQLDSRDLLAADFQSPYQPLDVDLDLQVSIADVSKVVELLNEATDSLVPDNGQTGVDLFPDVNGDSFLTPLDALRIINQLNSEDPVVASRLINDTAIAETTNHDLQTRDFGLEIQTSSQASIWLEIDSQRLSNLDVYFAGDRTVLDATTIETLLGQPLPDGVHTVKVGLLGDDDGIQFQINLDRTSPIAISEDPATSFNSSGNQLSLVFNEALADDVASLDPSEIRIQHAGEDSIATSVVAVVFTAPSQLTLTLESPLAIGSYDVFLPTTVCDPAGNAVDDGTSVALTKRFTLTVDPDTQYVSVETEQPTLSVIWDNAVQNAVVVTAPGPTIGSRAYAMLHTAMYDAWSAYDANAVSTTLADTLQRPQSENNIANKTTAMSYAAYQVLTDLFPSQIDQFDIVMTELGLNPDDDSRDITTPIGIGNSFADKLLEYRHDDGSNQLGNDSSGTPGVPYSDTTSYQPSNPVGGVDNPDLWTPENVPVGVPADDSDHLRIQTFLTPHWGTVTTFGIDDVTTLRPVAPEPFLLVDGTVDVTAKQITLADGTVHSIDSSLVGTIINPAYLEQAQRIVQASADLTDEQKLIAEFWEDASGTSFPPGTWMSFGHFVSARDEHTLDDDAQMFFMLSNAIFNSGVATWDAKTHYDYVRPVRAIRTLGELGLIGTYSEEQAGWVIDAWVPGGGTESILATDFLTYQTPGSDPSPPFAEYTSGHSGFSAAGATILEMFTGSDDFGASVTFAAGSSRFEPGQVPEEAVTLAWDTFRDAADEAGVSRIYGGIHFDDGDLNGREIGNEVATQTWNYAQQFIQGTVS, from the coding sequence TTGTCCCATCCCACCGCCTCCTTTCGCGACAGCCAGTCCATGTTTGGCAAGAACGCAAATCGTTTTCGGACGCCAACCATCGAGCAACTCGACAGCCGTGACTTGTTGGCGGCCGATTTCCAGTCACCCTACCAACCGCTGGACGTGGATCTGGATCTGCAGGTTTCGATTGCTGATGTCAGCAAAGTGGTCGAACTGCTGAACGAGGCAACCGACTCACTCGTGCCCGATAACGGACAAACGGGAGTGGATCTTTTCCCCGACGTGAATGGCGACAGCTTTCTGACGCCATTGGATGCTTTGCGGATCATCAATCAACTCAATAGCGAGGATCCTGTTGTTGCCTCTCGCTTGATCAATGACACCGCTATCGCCGAAACCACCAACCACGACCTGCAAACGCGAGACTTCGGTCTCGAGATTCAAACCAGTTCGCAAGCAAGCATTTGGCTGGAAATTGACAGCCAGCGACTCAGCAATCTGGATGTGTACTTCGCGGGTGACCGCACTGTCTTGGATGCAACAACCATCGAAACCTTACTCGGGCAACCACTGCCCGATGGAGTGCACACGGTCAAAGTTGGGTTACTGGGTGACGACGATGGCATTCAGTTCCAAATCAACCTGGATCGAACTTCTCCCATCGCGATCAGCGAAGACCCCGCGACCTCGTTTAATTCCAGTGGCAACCAATTGTCGCTGGTTTTCAACGAAGCGTTAGCCGACGACGTTGCTTCCCTTGATCCTTCCGAGATTCGTATTCAACATGCCGGCGAAGACTCCATCGCGACGAGTGTTGTCGCGGTTGTCTTCACCGCACCGAGCCAACTGACGCTCACACTCGAATCGCCGCTAGCGATCGGCAGTTACGATGTCTTCCTACCCACCACGGTGTGCGATCCCGCAGGCAATGCCGTCGACGACGGAACTTCGGTAGCGTTAACGAAGCGATTCACGTTGACCGTCGACCCTGACACTCAATACGTGTCGGTCGAAACGGAGCAACCCACCTTGTCCGTCATTTGGGACAATGCGGTCCAGAACGCGGTAGTGGTGACAGCGCCCGGTCCAACCATTGGCTCACGGGCCTACGCGATGCTGCACACCGCCATGTACGACGCGTGGTCAGCCTACGATGCGAATGCCGTCTCAACGACGCTGGCTGACACGCTTCAGCGTCCACAAAGCGAGAACAACATCGCCAACAAAACCACCGCGATGAGTTACGCCGCTTACCAAGTGCTCACGGATCTGTTTCCTTCTCAGATCGACCAATTTGATATCGTGATGACGGAATTGGGCCTTAATCCCGATGACGATTCCCGCGACATCACCACGCCGATCGGGATCGGCAACTCCTTTGCAGACAAGCTTCTAGAATACCGTCACGACGATGGCTCCAATCAGCTGGGCAACGATTCCAGCGGAACCCCCGGAGTGCCGTACTCGGACACAACGTCGTATCAACCATCCAACCCAGTCGGCGGAGTCGACAATCCTGACTTATGGACTCCTGAAAACGTTCCTGTCGGCGTTCCCGCGGATGACTCGGATCATCTACGGATCCAAACCTTCCTGACGCCTCACTGGGGAACGGTCACGACCTTTGGCATCGACGATGTGACGACGCTGCGACCGGTCGCCCCGGAACCGTTCCTGTTAGTCGATGGAACAGTCGACGTTACTGCGAAGCAAATCACCTTGGCGGATGGCACCGTCCACAGCATCGATTCCTCTTTGGTGGGAACGATCATTAACCCTGCCTATCTCGAACAAGCACAACGGATCGTCCAGGCCAGCGCCGACCTGACCGACGAACAGAAGTTGATCGCTGAATTTTGGGAGGATGCATCGGGCACCTCGTTCCCACCCGGCACGTGGATGTCGTTCGGGCATTTCGTTTCGGCCCGAGACGAGCATACCTTGGACGATGACGCCCAGATGTTCTTCATGCTGTCCAATGCAATATTCAATTCCGGCGTGGCAACCTGGGACGCCAAAACTCACTACGACTACGTGCGACCAGTTCGCGCCATCCGCACACTGGGTGAACTCGGACTGATCGGAACCTATTCCGAAGAACAGGCAGGCTGGGTGATTGACGCGTGGGTCCCCGGTGGCGGCACGGAGTCAATTCTGGCGACCGACTTCTTGACTTATCAAACCCCCGGCAGCGATCCCTCACCCCCGTTCGCTGAATACACATCCGGGCACAGCGGCTTCAGCGCCGCCGGAGCCACCATCCTGGAAATGTTCACGGGCTCAGACGACTTCGGTGCCTCGGTAACCTTCGCAGCGGGTTCCTCCCGCTTCGAACCAGGACAAGTTCCGGAAGAAGCCGTGACTTTGGCCTGGGACACATTCCGAGACGCAGCCGACGAGGCTGGCGTGTCGCGAATTTATGGCGGCATCCATTTTGACGATGGCGACCTGAATGGGCGCGAGATCGGCAACGAAGTGGCAACCCAAACATGGAACTACGCCCAACAATTCATCCAGGGCACGGTTAGCTAA
- a CDS encoding GAF domain-containing protein, which yields MITTDDRVSAQSKMGGLADRISHGATLDDTLDYVYEQFQGLIPYDRIGFAEIDEDCQTATARWARSENNVHLRTGYSAELAKSSLSLVITHRKPRLLNDLPAYLENHPDSRSTRLMVKEGVRSSLTCPLFVGGMPTGFLFFSSNEPDAYTEEHVRLLKEVTGQLSVAILATNVLDYCKSLNDDEIDADVDDNGKPGCHYLGPGVVLRRIRRRRPMDSDEINESLKKSGRNSSGLLPNTGGLSHGTLLPISALKPRMTIARPIRRKDGMLLLSEGAELSPIWINRLGTMYDAGELHDWRIMVQDY from the coding sequence ATGATTACTACAGACGACCGCGTTTCGGCGCAATCGAAGATGGGTGGTTTGGCAGACCGCATCTCTCACGGCGCGACTCTCGATGACACACTTGACTATGTATATGAGCAATTCCAAGGGCTGATTCCCTACGATCGAATCGGTTTTGCCGAGATCGACGAGGACTGCCAAACCGCGACCGCGCGATGGGCTCGGTCGGAGAACAACGTTCATCTGCGCACGGGCTATTCCGCTGAACTTGCCAAGTCATCACTGTCTTTGGTGATCACGCATCGCAAGCCGCGGCTGCTGAATGATTTGCCCGCCTACCTTGAGAATCACCCCGATTCGCGGTCAACCAGATTGATGGTCAAGGAGGGTGTTCGTTCCTCACTGACATGCCCGTTGTTTGTTGGTGGAATGCCAACGGGGTTTCTGTTTTTCAGTAGCAACGAACCAGACGCCTACACCGAAGAGCATGTCCGTTTGTTAAAGGAAGTTACCGGGCAGTTATCGGTCGCGATCTTGGCTACCAATGTTCTGGATTATTGCAAATCATTGAACGACGACGAGATTGATGCGGACGTCGACGACAACGGAAAGCCAGGTTGTCACTATCTTGGACCGGGGGTGGTCTTGCGGCGGATACGTCGCAGGCGTCCGATGGACTCTGACGAGATCAACGAATCGCTAAAGAAGTCAGGACGCAACTCTTCCGGTTTATTACCGAACACGGGCGGGTTGAGTCATGGCACGCTGCTACCGATTTCGGCGTTGAAGCCGAGGATGACAATTGCTCGTCCAATCCGCCGGAAAGATGGGATGCTGTTGTTGTCCGAAGGAGCGGAACTGTCGCCGATTTGGATCAATCGACTCGGTACGATGTATGACGCTGGCGAGCTGCATGATTGGCGAATCATGGTTCAGGACTATTAA
- a CDS encoding DUF1559 domain-containing protein: protein MQRKSLARGGFTLVELLVVIAIIGVLVGLLLPAVQAAREAARRMSCSNNFKQIGLAVHNYHSAYKQLPKHKSGTGNQNAGASWWDASAFENHEELSVFVSLAPFVENQALWEQISNPNAPNADGSAGVWQPMGPTPENATYGPWMTELPTLRCPSDPGTGLPGYGRTNYAACMGDSMLGMSSGPTNQLLKVVSNSAQRSRASQRGAFVPRQKMAFRDILDGLSNTVIMGEIATDLGDNDTRTSPARRIDSADITVATLSANPSLCGNGNGTDPTRPQFWIAATNTMSEQDSKFGRGYRWADGNPIYSCVTTILPPNAATCTASLAGLNTNGDSYTTGTNVFDKHMGAYSPSSRHQGGVHVLMGDGAVKFITDSIEAGNSSARMVEFGVTTVGSAPGSKSPYGLWGSLGTRASREVIQEEF from the coding sequence ATGCAAAGAAAGTCACTAGCTCGTGGCGGGTTCACACTCGTCGAATTGCTTGTCGTTATCGCCATCATCGGCGTCCTCGTTGGTTTGTTGCTGCCTGCGGTACAGGCCGCTCGCGAAGCTGCTCGGCGGATGAGCTGCAGTAACAACTTCAAGCAAATCGGCTTGGCAGTTCACAACTATCACTCGGCCTACAAGCAGTTGCCGAAGCACAAGTCGGGAACTGGCAATCAGAATGCGGGAGCCAGTTGGTGGGACGCCAGCGCGTTTGAAAACCATGAAGAGCTAAGCGTGTTTGTATCGCTAGCGCCCTTCGTCGAAAACCAAGCTCTTTGGGAGCAAATTAGCAACCCGAACGCTCCCAATGCTGACGGTAGCGCCGGAGTCTGGCAGCCCATGGGGCCGACACCTGAAAATGCTACTTATGGTCCTTGGATGACCGAGCTTCCAACATTGCGTTGTCCGAGCGATCCAGGTACTGGTTTGCCTGGTTACGGCCGTACAAACTATGCGGCGTGCATGGGCGACAGCATGTTGGGAATGTCCAGCGGCCCAACTAACCAATTGTTGAAGGTCGTTAGCAACTCTGCCCAGCGATCGCGTGCAAGTCAGCGAGGGGCCTTTGTTCCTCGTCAAAAAATGGCGTTCCGCGATATCTTGGACGGCCTTTCCAACACGGTCATCATGGGCGAAATCGCAACCGACCTCGGTGACAATGACACACGTACGTCACCTGCTCGTCGTATCGACTCGGCCGACATCACGGTTGCCACCTTGTCCGCCAATCCTTCGCTTTGTGGAAATGGGAACGGCACGGATCCAACTCGTCCTCAGTTTTGGATCGCTGCGACCAATACGATGTCGGAACAAGATTCTAAGTTCGGACGCGGCTATCGTTGGGCTGACGGCAATCCAATCTACAGCTGCGTGACAACGATCCTTCCTCCTAACGCGGCAACTTGCACTGCAAGCTTGGCCGGTTTGAATACGAACGGCGATAGTTACACAACTGGAACCAACGTCTTCGACAAACACATGGGCGCTTACTCGCCCAGCAGTCGTCACCAAGGTGGCGTGCATGTGTTGATGGGTGACGGAGCGGTTAAATTCATCACGGATTCCATCGAAGCCGGAAACTCAAGTGCTCGCATGGTTGAATTCGGTGTCACCACTGTCGGTTCGGCCCCCGGTTCCAAGAGTCCTTATGGACTTTGGGGCAGCCTGGGAACGCGCGCCTCGCGTGAAGTGATTCAGGAAGAGTTCTAG